A part of Hippopotamus amphibius kiboko isolate mHipAmp2 chromosome 16, mHipAmp2.hap2, whole genome shotgun sequence genomic DNA contains:
- the CKM gene encoding creatine kinase M-type, which produces MPFGNTHNKYKLNYKSEEEYPDLTKHNNHMAKALTPEIYKKLRDKETPSGFTLDDVIQTGVDNPGHPFIMTVGCVAGDEESYVVFKDLFDPIIHDRHGGYKPTDKHKTDLNHENLKGGDDLDPHYVLSSRVRTGRSIKGYTLPPHCSRGERRAVEKLSVEALNSLTGEFKGKYYPLKSMTEKEQQQLIDDHFLFDKPVSPLLLASGMARDWPDARGIWHNDNKTFLVWVNEEDHLRVISMEKGGNMKEVFRRFCVGLQKIEEIFKKAGHPFMWNEHLGYVLTCPSNLGTGLRGGVHVKLAHLSKHPKFEEILTRLRLQKRGTGGVDTAAVGSVFDVSNADRLGSSEVEQVQLVVDGVKLMVEMEKKLEKGQSIDDMIPAQK; this is translated from the exons ATGCCGTTCGGTAACACCCACAACAAGTACAAGCTGAACTACAAGTCTGAGGAGGAATACCCAGACCTCACCAAGCACAACAACCACATGGCCAAGGCGCTGACCCCTGAGATCTACAAGAAGCTGCGTGACAAGGAGACGCCGTCTGGTTTCACTCTGGACGATGTCATCCAGACAGGTGTGGACAACCCAG gtcacCCCTTCATCATGACCGTGGGCTGTGTGGCCGGTGACGAGGAGTCTTACGTGGTTTTCAAGGACCTCTTCGACCCCATCATCCACGACCGGCACGGGGGCTACAAACCCACTGACAAGCACAAGACCGATCTCAACCATGAGAACCTCAAG GGTGGTGACGACCTGGACCCCCACTACGTGCTCAGCAGCCGTGTACGCACGGGCCGCAGCATCAAGGGCTACACGCTGCCCCCCCACTGCTCCCGCGGTGAGCGCCGGGCCGTGGAGAAACTCTCCGTGGAAG CCCTCAACAGCCTGACGGGAGAGTTCAAGGGGAAATACTATCCTCTGAAGAGCATGACAGAGAAGGAACAGCAGCAGCTCATCGACGACCACTTCCTGTTCGACAAGCCCGTGTCCCCGCTGCTGCTGGCTTCAGGCATGGCCCGAGACTGGCCCGATGCCCGTGGCATCTG GCACAATGACAACAAGACCTTCCTGGTGTGGGTGAATGAGGAGGACCACCTCCGAGTCATCTCCATGGAGAAGGGGGGCAATATGAAGGAGGTTTTCCGCCGCTTCTGCGTGGGGCTGCAGAAG ATTGAGGAGATCTTCAAGAAAGCCGGCCACCCCTTCATGTGGAACGAGCACCTGGGCTACGTGCTCACCTGCCCATCTAACCTGGGCACCGGGCTGCGTGGAGGCGTGCATGTGAAGCTGGCGCACCTGAGCAAGCATCCCAAGTTCGAGGAGATCCTCACTCGCCTGCGCCTGCAGAAGCGGGGCACAG GTGGCGTGGACACGGCTGCCGTGGGCTCAGTGTTCGACGTGTCCAACGCCGATAGGCTGGGCTCGTCGGAGGTAGAACAGGTGCAGCTCGTGGTGGATGGTGTGAAACTCATGGTGGAGATGgagaagaagctggaaaagggCCAGTCCATCGACGACATGATCCCTGCCCAGAAGTAG